The following proteins are encoded in a genomic region of Actinomadura sp. NAK00032:
- a CDS encoding TetR/AcrR family transcriptional regulator, with translation MAQRRRGAELEKALLDASWDELTDSGYARFTMDAVVKRAGTSPPVLYRRWSDRDELIRATIVHVLRESRPAVPDTGSLRGDLLALMREIATAHVQLITVMYAHLASYYRETGRSPSSLFDPVATGRAAALDMLFERAVDRGEIEPELLTERIKTLPFVLLRHEILSTFAPVPDHVLEEIVDTIFLPLVH, from the coding sequence ATGGCACAGCGACGCCGCGGGGCGGAACTGGAGAAGGCGCTCCTCGACGCGTCCTGGGACGAACTCACCGACAGCGGCTACGCCAGATTCACCATGGACGCCGTCGTCAAGCGCGCGGGCACCAGCCCGCCGGTGCTCTACCGCCGATGGTCCGATCGCGACGAACTCATCCGGGCCACCATCGTCCACGTCCTGCGGGAGTCCCGCCCCGCCGTCCCCGATACGGGCAGCCTGCGCGGGGACCTCCTCGCCTTGATGCGGGAGATCGCCACCGCCCACGTGCAACTGATCACCGTGATGTACGCACACCTGGCCAGCTACTACCGCGAGACGGGGAGAAGCCCCAGCAGCCTGTTCGACCCCGTCGCGACGGGCCGCGCAGCGGCACTCGACATGCTCTTCGAGCGCGCCGTCGACCGCGGCGAGATCGAGCCGGAACTCCTCACCGAGCGCATCAAGACCCTCCCCTTCGTCCTGCTGCGCCACGAGATCCTTTCGACGTTCGCCCCGGTACCCGATCACGTCCTCGAGGAGATCGTCGACACGATCTTCCTCCCCCTGGTGCACTGA
- a CDS encoding YafY family protein, whose product MSRPATRVLALLEILQDRGLVPADELARRLDVDARAVRRYITALRDMDIPVESVRGRYGGYRLARGVRLPPLMLADDEAVAVAVALATGKQRDQVGEPGPTDRALVKLNRVLPAPLRRRVTALIAATSATAGPLTPEPHLALTLAAAAHARRTVRIEHTRGAREVDPYGLVVHARRWYLVGHDHLRAAIRMYRLDRISDAAELPGTFTPPDGFDPVTHVLRALTLGAWTHRTEVWLDTDLDTARDHLPATFGDLHACPDGGVLLVSGAENLPAMARILTGLPWPFAVRHPPALVEALADHVTALTLAVARSRPAP is encoded by the coding sequence GTGTCCCGTCCTGCGACGCGTGTCCTGGCACTGCTGGAGATCCTGCAAGACCGCGGCCTGGTGCCCGCCGACGAACTCGCCCGGCGTCTGGACGTCGACGCCCGCGCCGTTCGCCGCTACATCACCGCCCTGCGCGACATGGACATCCCCGTCGAGTCCGTCCGCGGACGCTACGGCGGCTACCGGCTGGCCCGCGGTGTCCGCCTGCCGCCCCTGATGCTCGCCGACGACGAAGCGGTCGCCGTCGCGGTCGCGCTGGCCACCGGCAAGCAGCGCGACCAGGTCGGAGAGCCCGGCCCTACCGACCGGGCGCTGGTCAAACTCAACCGCGTGCTACCCGCGCCGCTGCGGCGGCGCGTCACCGCGCTGATCGCCGCCACCTCCGCGACGGCGGGCCCGCTGACCCCCGAACCCCACCTGGCGCTGACGCTCGCCGCGGCCGCCCACGCGCGCCGCACCGTCCGGATCGAGCACACCCGCGGCGCACGCGAGGTCGACCCGTACGGGCTCGTCGTGCACGCACGCCGCTGGTACCTGGTCGGCCACGACCATCTCCGCGCCGCCATCCGCATGTACCGCCTGGACCGGATCAGCGACGCCGCCGAACTCCCCGGCACGTTCACCCCGCCCGACGGTTTCGACCCTGTCACCCACGTCCTGCGCGCGTTGACGCTCGGCGCCTGGACCCACCGCACCGAGGTATGGCTCGACACCGACCTGGACACCGCCCGCGACCATCTGCCGGCCACCTTCGGAGACCTGCACGCCTGCCCTGACGGCGGCGTGCTCCTGGTCAGCGGCGCGGAGAACCTGCCCGCCATGGCGCGCATCCTCACCGGCCTGCCCTGGCCCTTCGCCGTCCGCCATCCGCCCGCGCTGGTCGAGGCGCTCGCCGACCACGTCACCGCGCTCACCCTGGCCGTCGCCCGCTCCCGCCCCGCACCGTAG
- a CDS encoding alpha/beta fold hydrolase yields MSTIVLVGGSFLGAWAWERVTPLLTAYGHQVHPLTLTGFGDRAHLGSPDTTLTTHARDITAAIEHAGLRDVVLVAHSYGGAPATIAAAAIPGRISRLVYLAALLPEPGKSLFDSTPAHVVDAIMETVRDGRIPVMSDEIIDAGFGDHGLTSEDRAWLRARGAGQPIGTYQDPAPADLGAVQALPRTYIACAGDLGAPPSMPGMEVITLDAGHWPMITEPELLARVLDEAARS; encoded by the coding sequence ATGTCGACCATCGTTCTTGTCGGCGGTTCGTTCCTCGGCGCGTGGGCCTGGGAGCGCGTCACGCCGCTGCTGACCGCGTACGGCCACCAGGTGCACCCGCTGACCCTCACTGGTTTCGGCGACCGCGCGCATCTGGGCTCGCCGGACACGACGCTCACCACGCACGCCCGCGACATCACGGCCGCGATCGAGCACGCCGGGCTGCGCGACGTGGTGCTGGTGGCGCACTCCTACGGTGGGGCCCCGGCCACGATCGCCGCCGCCGCGATTCCCGGGCGCATCTCCCGGCTGGTCTACCTCGCCGCGCTCCTGCCCGAACCGGGCAAGAGCCTGTTCGACAGCACGCCCGCGCACGTCGTCGACGCGATCATGGAGACCGTCCGGGACGGGCGGATCCCGGTGATGAGCGACGAGATCATCGACGCCGGCTTCGGCGACCACGGGCTCACCTCCGAAGACCGGGCCTGGCTGCGGGCACGCGGCGCCGGCCAGCCCATCGGCACCTACCAGGACCCCGCGCCGGCCGACCTGGGCGCGGTGCAGGCGCTGCCCCGCACCTACATCGCCTGCGCGGGCGACCTGGGCGCCCCGCCGAGCATGCCGGGCATGGAGGTCATCACGCTGGACGCCGGGCACTGGCCGATGATCACCGAACCGGAGCTGCTGGCCCGGGTGCTGGACGAGGCGGCACGGTCATGA
- a CDS encoding epoxide hydrolase family protein → MIRPYQVKIPQEPLDDLAARLAATRFTRALPGAGLGVPADRVRHLVEYWRDGYDWRAWERRINVHPQFSTEIDGLDVHFLHIRSARPDALPLILTHGWPMSVVEFLPLIDRLSDAFHLVIPSVPGFGFSGVPREPGWNRRRVAAAWAVLMRRLGYERYGVHGNDVGSLISIELGRLDPRRVVGVHVTQIFSLPSGDAAERARLGSGDRAKLAALERFMADRSAYLALQSTQPQTLAYALADSPAGQLAWNLQLFGDAVSDDYILTNAAIYWLTDTAGSSALTGYHGNRPPSEPSSVPLGLACFADDFFPSIRPLAERDHGAIVHWNTYDKGGHHAAQEEPQLLADDIRMFFTARR, encoded by the coding sequence ATGATCCGGCCGTACCAGGTGAAGATCCCGCAGGAGCCTCTGGACGACCTGGCAGCCCGGCTGGCCGCGACCCGCTTCACCCGCGCGTTGCCCGGCGCGGGGCTCGGCGTGCCCGCCGACCGCGTCCGGCACCTGGTCGAGTACTGGCGCGACGGCTACGACTGGCGCGCCTGGGAGCGGCGGATCAACGTCCACCCGCAGTTCTCGACCGAGATCGACGGGCTTGACGTGCACTTCCTGCACATCCGTTCGGCCCGGCCGGACGCCCTGCCGCTCATCCTCACCCACGGCTGGCCCATGTCGGTCGTCGAGTTCCTGCCGCTGATCGACCGGCTGAGCGACGCCTTCCACCTCGTCATCCCCTCAGTGCCCGGCTTCGGGTTCTCCGGCGTACCGCGCGAGCCGGGCTGGAACCGCCGCCGCGTCGCCGCGGCGTGGGCGGTGTTGATGCGCCGGCTCGGTTACGAACGGTACGGCGTGCACGGCAACGACGTCGGCTCCCTGATCTCCATCGAGCTCGGACGCCTCGATCCTCGCCGCGTCGTCGGGGTGCACGTCACCCAGATCTTCTCCCTGCCCTCCGGCGACGCGGCGGAGCGCGCCCGGCTGGGAAGCGGCGACCGGGCGAAACTGGCCGCCCTGGAACGCTTCATGGCCGACCGGAGCGCCTATCTCGCCCTCCAGTCCACCCAGCCGCAGACCCTGGCGTACGCGCTCGCCGACTCCCCGGCCGGCCAGCTGGCCTGGAACCTGCAACTGTTCGGCGATGCGGTGAGCGACGACTACATCCTCACCAACGCCGCCATCTACTGGCTGACCGACACCGCCGGCAGTTCGGCCCTGACCGGCTATCACGGCAACAGGCCGCCCTCCGAGCCGTCATCGGTCCCGCTGGGCCTCGCCTGCTTCGCCGACGACTTCTTCCCCTCCATCCGCCCGCTCGCCGAACGCGACCACGGCGCCATCGTGCACTGGAACACCTACGACAAAGGCGGACACCATGCCGCGCAAGAGGAACCCCAACTCCTCGCCGATGACATCCGTATGTTCTTCACCGCCCGCCGATGA